The nucleotide sequence aaaaaaaacaaatacacaTCAGCAGCAAGCTATCAACACCAAAACAGAAAAGCCACATACAGAAAATGGATCACCTAAAAAACTCACTCCCTAACCACTGTCAGTAACAAAACAGCATGCCATTGATATCGTGTTCGTCTTTCGGCTAGTACACGTAATAATAGtcatttccttttttcataAACCATTGATATCAGCATGAAAtgcaataatattttgataacTAACATACTTATTAGGCTCTTCTTAGCAGGTAGGTACTTTGGCATCGTTAGCATGATACTATATATGTAACAGAAGCTGTAGAAGACCTTTTGATGTATAAACTAAAGATCCAGCTAGTACAATTCAATTCACTAAAGATCAAGCTATAAACCATATGACCGACACACGACCCACATCCTTTGAACACAGCAGAGAACATAAAATTATTAAGAATTTACCTGGGTATTGCTAGCTCGAGCATCAACATACCGACCAAGATTCTGACTGAAACGAGTTACATCATGGATCTCTTCCGGATAAGGAACTCTACCCAATCTATTTCGCTAATTGTACACACAAATATTAACCAATTAGAACATTTGGCAAATtgaatatatacatatatatagaaatataaatagctaaatatatttttttaccaaatctcTAGCATAGGTAGCGGTACTGACAGAACCTTGTGTGTGCAACTGCCCTCCTACAATAGATGCCCTATTCACCTTGTTAGCTTTGGACCGATTCTTAAAATGTGGATCTTCATTCCAATACTTCAGCAATAACTCCCAGCTTTTCTCTCCGATCCATTGTGTACGATAATTGCCCTTACGTTTTTTCAATTCCTGCCGTTCATCATATAACAAATCTGATAAACGTCTTGCAGCTACCCTATGAAAGTTTCTCTCTACAAGAGTGTGATGATGAGGTTCCCATCTACAAAAAtcctacaataaaaaaaattattagacattcagtaatgttaaccatattataaagtaaatacaattatttaatattcaataaaatgtgtttaccgaaaagtatttaaaaaggTCGTTCCTGTCATCGGTAGTAAGATCTGAATATACGGCCCAACGCCTATCTTTAGGGTAAAACGTCTGGATCGCCATTCTAATATGTTCTGATACTCCGTGGGATGGCTCTAACCtacaaatttgaattgttaattaaattatgcatttaaaaaactaataagAATTAAGTCAAACATAGgtaacaaattaattttttattacttacgTTTCAGGTGTTGGTGTAACCACAACAAGGTTATCCACATACTCCCAGTTTTCAATGATTTGACGTCGTTGTCGTCGTCTTTGATCAGCCCCAGACGGTACCTCTTCATTttggttgttttgttgttgttgttgctgttgttgtggAGGCCGTTGATCAGCAAGTAAGGCTAGGAAATTTCCAGTTTGCATAAGATCTTGCATCAGTTCCGTTGATGATTGTGATGGAACGGATGTGTTAAAGCCTTGTCGGACATTAGACCGGGTGGTGTTGTAATTTGGCGAGTGTGTCGATGGCGGAGTAAATCCAGGCATGGCAAAACCAGGACTAGAATATATGGGGGGCTGGCTAGTAGTAGCATGACTAGTAGTAGCTGCTGGAAATGATGCGGGAAGAATAGGCGGGAATGGTGCGGGAGGAATAGTCGGGAATGGAGTGGGGTAAGGAGGTGGAGTAGTAGCAGTAGGAATAGGAGTACCAGTCCGTTCATCAATGTTACGGAAGGTAATCCCCGTCGGCCGAACCCACTGTCTGGTAGGGTCTGAGGAAACATCTATTCTtccattcttctttttcttcggCTTCCCATGA is from Medicago truncatula cultivar Jemalong A17 chromosome 1, MtrunA17r5.0-ANR, whole genome shotgun sequence and encodes:
- the LOC112419921 gene encoding uncharacterized protein; protein product: MSGRDKDKGKAHVVDHGKPKKKKNGRIDVSSDPTRQWVRPTGITFRNIDERTGTPIPTATTPPPYPTPFPTIPPAPFPPILPASFPAATTSHATTSQPPIYSSPGFAMPGFTPPSTHSPNYNTTRSNVRQGFNTSVPSQSSTELMQDLMQTGNFLALLADQRPPQQQQQQQQNNQNEEVPSGADQRRRQRRQIIENWEYVDNLVVVTPTPETLEPSHGVSEHIRMAIQTFYPKDRRWAVYSDLTTDDRNDLFKYFSDFCRWEPHHHTLVERNFHRVAARRLSDLLYDERQELKKRKGNYRTQWIGEKSWELLLKYWNEDPHFKNRSKANKVNRASIVGGQLHTQGSVSTATYARDLRNRLGRVPYPEEIHDVTRFSQNLGRYVDARASNTQAAYRTNAAEFLKENLEIPSYPEIPFPIKLQLWAKAAKKGRPDGGKERGRMYGLGPFAGNVVHGDLFYVPPPPESSSRSTELPLEMQAMIQRMNQELQSQKEALAKKEESENELRKLLAKQAEEMRKLKRMVTKRMGGMKCRKTSESSSPSSQSSPSVQEDRTYDDDNDDDDDHDDEDEDEDEDEDEDEERDDDHNE